attttgttatacaCATGTGTTCGGGTCAATTTATGTGTAAAAAATTGATGAGCGATAGTATGAAACTTCACACTAgtgctgcaaatgaaccgagtcATTCATGAACTCAACGAATGATGAATTGGTACATTTGTATATTCGACTCGATTTGGTCCGTTTACAAACCCTACACAACACAGAACTACATTACATACAAGCATTATATGAGTTTTGCGTGCGTTAGCAAGTGAGACCCGCAATGGAATCCACGCACTCTCACGAAAAATAACTTGTAAATTCATCCAATTGACAAGAGAGAAACAAGTCGCTATATCTACACATCTACGCCGTTATGGAACCGATTTACATCCTTTTTTCGACATGAAATCAAGATACGTGAGAAATGAGTCGCTGCACAAATGAGATTTCGGACGAGACATCCTTTTGTTTTCACATGAAATCCAGGCACGAATTTGGATTCCCCCTAGCTAGTACACTTCTGCAACTGCCATGTTCTTGTACGTTCTTctaaatcttttcttttttctgcccATGTGAAACTTTTGCAGTTTTTCGTCATGTTTGGACATTCTCTATAAAAGTCTTCTTCACAGTTTGAAACCCACAATTTAACACTTATGCATAACGCCAATGGCACTGACACTGGCTGGCTACAGCTTTATTTATTGTATTCTTCCCAAATTTAACTCTATTTGGAAACTTCAGGCATTTAATTCGAGCGTGAAGCCTAGCTATTAATAGCTTTGGACCACTAGTCCGATCCCATGACATATTGTGAACACATCAATCGTAGGACTAGTGTTGATCTATCTTATCCAGTGGTTGAGTGTGATTTTTGTGATGAACAAACCGCCTACATTCAATTCCagaaaggagaaaggaaaggGTTAGTCAAGGTTCGCGTAAGCTGGTTCAGGACATCTGAATTATCAAAAAGATAAGGGTTATTttgaagttagtaattggattCAATCGTTATGCTCATGCTTTTGAGCACCGGAAGCGGGGTCTGTTGTGAGCAGAACGCAACAGCGCGCAATCTCACCGTCCAACTCTTCTTAACTCTTCTGAACTCTCCGGAAGAGAgttttttgtcttctagtgtaATCGGAAGCACTAAAAAGACAAGTTTTGGGGACTCAAATCTCGCCTCCAATAAACTTTTTtcatctctcttcactcattactctaaaaaatctctctcaaaaccctcaAACAAACAAGGCTCCACAGATTGTATCGGTAAAATGGAGCTAGCTCACATGCATGAACAGAATCATGCATGAAAtctaattactccctccgtcccaattctTTTGTCCCTCGTTCTATCCCAACCGGatacaaaattaattataactttaATTGGTAATgttatttatatgcaatatggatcttgtttgatactctctccgtcccaaaatgtttgtccggtccgcaaaacggggtgttaaaaataatacaatttttgcaagaaaaaatcaaaagtttttaacaatttactagatatcaatgagtatttttaatttgtgaaaaagtttgaattttttcttgaaaaaattacattatttttatcactatgttttgcggaccgaacaatcattttgggacggagagagtagatCTCAATGAACTCTTTTAAACGATATTTTCAAAAGcacctaaaaaattatagattgcaagatataatcaattgaaaagtgatacGGACTCTCAAAACAAACTAAAGAAtggggacgaagggagtataaaATAGAAATCTAAAATCTACTTACTGGATTGAGACAATATTCTAGTTTTTCGTTAGATATTTTTCTTGTCATTCGTTAAATCTAATATACTCCATCACAGGGGTGTGTTTATGAGAAATGAACTCTGCCTAAGCGCATGAAAATATAAGGGATGCACCaattgcactccactccacttgctcACTAGATTATTGGGTAGATGGAAATCTATTTACGGGTAAATTGTCGCTTATAAAAGTTATAGGAGACGTGTTAGCTAGTCCTAAAGGAATTTCAAAAAAGGTACTCATAATATAATCTTGTGTgtagttacaaaaaaaaaaaaaaaaatctagtgaacTACATCTATGCTTGTTTTGTGATTTTGCGTTCTtgtgataactcaggtgttttTGTGATTATATTTCAAACATTGGACTTAGGTAGTTACATCACATTTATTTTAGGCCAAAAGAAGATATatataattaataaaaaaaaaattaagagagagagatgtgatcAACTGTCAGTTTTGTGAACCAATTTAAATTTAGAGCATCCTCATTGTAATAAACAAGCGAatgtggataaacaaatttaacaatgctcaaaaaatgcCCCacattaggccatccacagttgcataatcaaaagcaaattatttttaaagttaacaatattggggtaaaatatggctcacaatggtataatcaaacttaacaacattcttagaaataatcaaattttggactttggataaccaaaactagcaacctttttcaataatcaaaatttgtgaatctcacaccacataagttaactggttctaaaatttatatacacacgtgtttcaaatggtattttcttcacctgctctatatctcattttcttcagccacaaactctttctttttctttccctccaaaaatgaagctcatatctttcaatcatttacaattcaactcattgtcgccgattaaggtatttcacttttttttttccgtttttattttattctttttcgttcctctccttgtggttgagtatatgaagaaccttgcatttatttacaaattcaagaacacatctgtttttttttttttttgagtacatgattttttttccaaattcataatatgagggaaggaagtcaccaattttttctccaaaattaagggagaaaatcgatatatttttgctaaaaaaaaaaaacgtaatggagagaagtgatcaatggtggaaaacatttgtcgccgcattaaggtatttcacttttttttttccgtttttattttattcttttttcgttcttcTCCTTGTGGTTGAGTGCATAAataaccttacatttttttacaaattcaaggacactttttttttttttgagtacatgattttttttccaaattcataatattagggaaggaagtcactaatttttttcccaaattaaaggagaaaatcgatatatttttgccaaaaaaaagtgtaatggagggaagtgatcaatggtggaaaacacaaggggagagagagtgaaattgtagtgtatcccttattttagttatgaactagaagtgaccattgtggacctcaacattgttaagcttagcaacctcttaaatggataatcaaaagctgatgtgtcaacttttggttatccattttttattatgccactgtggatgaccttataataaacaaagttacaagtctttaacaaataatcaaattacactcattccataaccaatcttaacaacttttaccaataatcaaaactcaataatcaaactcaaaaacacctcacattggaATCATCTCATCGAGaataataatttggtgtggtcggatgcgtgattagaactcgtttacgattggacaaatgtgcattgtgtattgtgggttttttttggttggggatgcaaaaataatcaatgtaGAAATAaaggttgttaaatttgattatgcactaaatggataatcaaacatgacacattttgattattgattttgattattaccattgcggatgctgtAAAAGACTAAAAGGATGCGGAAAATGACCTGACTTGGGTTACTTCTTTTACATAGACTGTTTGACAGATCACGCCAAGTTAGGACATGGATATTGCACCAATATATTtttgcaacaaatttttttttttttttttatatctgtGAAATTGGTGATACTTTAACAGTTTAATTAACATGTAAGCTCACGTGCATGTCTATATAAACAAGTGAAGTAACATGACGTGAACTGCTCTACTTTCAACATGTATCTacagtaacttattttttacaagTACATGTCAattttgccttcttttttttttttttttatcttttgtgatattttctttatttgtggATCATAACTTTTACTATCTTTCAAGTTCCTCTCATCAAGGCAAAATAAAAAGTGACCAAATTGTATACAAAATTGACAATGGTTTTGAAAAACATATTTAGTTAATTTGGACCAAAGTACGTACGTCATCAAttcttgaattaaaaaaatacaaaggtGATCGAGTACATAGTGAAATACCATTAGCCGAACCATACGACTGCATGGCATATAAAATCAAGGGATAAACTCTGGTTGATATGGGGTGTTGCCAATTTAGAGCATCTCGAACGGAGAGTTATTTTGGGAGCTAAAGTCATATTTTGGATTCAATACCAAAATTCACTCCTCCAATAGGGAGCCACTTTTGGGGGCCAGACCAGTTCTTACAAAGGTCGTTGTGATATAAATTGGTCTAATCGCTCTTGAAAACAATTCAACGGCTATATGTTGATTGATCCAACGGGCAATGGCTACAAGGGATAGCGGCCAGATAATGACTTAAATTAATGCCAGTAGAACATTTTGATCTTAACACGGTCGATCGCAAGTCAAAAAAGAGCACATAAAGACAACCAATGTCATTCAAACACTAGTACTTCGATTTAACCACTACTCCATCATGTGGTAAAAGATTCAGTGAATTGAGCCCCTTTTTGttcagaaaagagaaaaaacaaatggTCCGTACAGCTTTATGGATTTATATAAAGAATATATAATGTTGATGACATCAGAGcaagaagcaagaaaaaaatctgaaaaaaatagctaaaaagaaaaagaatatatatatatatatatatatatatatatagagtccccttctcctaaggaccacctcattttaataaaataaggaccttcctTTCccgaatcaaattttgatgatccgagccgctcaatgtgtttagaacgtgattttaaaggtacccgcgagaaatcagccaaaaaaaaatcggaaagggcttcatccaagcagtttttgttatgtttttatcaaactgttcaaataaaaactgctcaaatcaaaccctttccggtcattttttttgccgatttcatgtggatactcttaaaatcacgttctgaacacattgagcggctcggatcatcgaaattcgatcgaaaaatggaagaaatgtaaaggtccttattttaactaaaagacctccttatttgaaaataattgtatatatatatatatagtattaaAGAATAATCTATGGGTACGCTTCAATTACAATAAAGTCACTGGATCTGGACCCAAATACCTTGACTGGGTATTTCTTGATGGACCACAAAGAGCATGTAGAATCCGGACGGGGCAAGAATACCCGAACCCGGAGTCACCACCCCAACTTCATAGGTTGACATGCCCACTGTACTCACAGTCCCTCCACCCAACACTAGAAGCCTTTGGTTCATAGCGAAAGAATGTGTAGTGAAGGTGGGTGCGACCATCGTTACGGAGACCAAATTTGCATTTACCATGCCCGGGACTGTGAACCGCACCACTATTCGTTGTTTGTGTCCGATCTTGGTTTGAGAAACTGGTGAAATAATATTCGGACGCAAGTTTGCGGAACCCGGATCCAAATACGACGGCGAGAAAGACTCCAAGCTTAACTCTGTTGGAAAAAGGGTGTTGGTAAAAACGTAGTAGATATGAGGGTTGCTACCGCCAACCAGAACCCGACCGTCACGCAGTAAAATTGCGGCGGAATGATACATTCGGGGTATGGAGCTCGGGTTCTGACCCTCGAACCGAGACCCAGCCCGGTTATTGGGATGGTAAATAACCGGATTCAGAACCGGGTTCCTACCGTATTCCCAACCCGCACTGCCCGCAGACCCACCGTTGATAATCAAAACGTTGCCGTTCGGAAGCATAACCATGTCCCCCATGACCCGAGCCGTGGGCATGTTCTCCATGACCCATTGGGGGTTCGGGTCGGTTATTTTGATCCTCCCGCACGTGTTCAAGGCCCCGACGAAGGTCCCCTTCTTCGCGCTGGTGTACGTTCCTTTCGGTGCACCCCCGCACACCAGGACCTCAGCTCCTCCAGCTGCATTTCCTTGAAACAATTTCAAGGGAAGCAGGACGGCGGATCCGGTGCACGGGTAACTCCTCGGGTTCCCATCGGGCATTTGCGGGTACTTCTTCACCACCACATCCTTCAAATAATCGAACAAAATCGCTCGATTATTCgcgaaaataaacaaatttccATCCGTGTTCAGAAACACGAATGGgtacaaattattttcttcttgtggGTCATTGGTCTCGACCAAAAAAGGTAAATTATATGCTACGGTTGCCGAAGTTTTCGGGTAAAACTCGTAATTAAATTGCCTGCGGCCGCCTATAATAATCTGCCGTCCGTCTGGTAGAATCTGATTGGTGGCATACCATCTTCTGTTAGTCAAACCAGAGTTTATTTCTTCCCAGTCACACCCACTACACGGCCGGAAAATCCTGACCACATGATCGCCGTCGTTGAACCCACCCGTCTGGATCAGACGGCCGTCCGGCGTTAGTGCTCCGGAGGAGCACCACACGTCGGTGAGGACGGTGAGCGCGCGAATACCGTTCGTCGCAACGTTGTACTCGACCGAGTGGGCAGTGCAGTCGTTTGTCAATGCCGTGTCGTTCGGGTCGACACGGCATTTCCCGTTGGGCAAGGATATGTTGGACCGGCCAAAGTCGGTCCGGTCGAAGATTACAACCTTGTCGTTGTTAAGGAGTTGCATGTGCATGGCTGAGATGCCGATGCTGGGCTTTAGCACGGCCCAGTTGCCGCCCCCGGCGGCATCGGTCAGGGTCCGGCTTAGCGGGCCAGCGGTGAGGAATGttaggaggaagagagagagggaaaggaaCTGATTTTGGGTCAtgggtttgtgtgtgtatgtttaAAGGTAGATTTGGGTGGAtttattttgggattttgtaTGGTGAAGGAAAGGAGGTTGGGGATATTGTCGGTCTGCTTTAAATATGGTTTGGGAGATGTAGTGAATAATTCTATTACAACATGTTTTCTCAAAGCTAGTTAGGATGATCCTATTTATAGAGCAGCAAGTATATAAAGGTCACATGTTCCAGCGTTTCGGATAGATGTCCAGGTTTTGAGAATATTTCATAAGATTTGGGGTTTGATTTTTTGCCGGGTGAGCACCAATAAGTAAGTGAGGGACCGTGACTAGTGTAGCCGTGCTAGTTCCTCTGGAGGTTTGGGTTGTACAGTTTGGTCAATTTAGTGGTCTGTCTGTAAAGTTGTTCCtcccttaaaaaagaaaagaaaagaaggtatCTAGAGGTCAGGCATAGTAAAATGACAGATCTATTCACTCCATCACTTTTCAATCATCGGATACTATTAGCCACTTGATCAGACAATATTGGACCGTATTTATTACTATTACGAAAAATGGACAGGCAATATGGTTCAGAAAGCCAGTTGTTACATAAACGTGGTATTTTTCACGTTTTTCCGGTAACTTGATTCGTGGAATAAATGTGgcaattttcaaaatgaacgGTTGAGATCATGACGATAAAATTTAAGTCAAGCCTACCGAGGTACTCTACCCTTCTGTTTGCACGGGCGTACCGCGTGCTACGAGAACCTGTTGTCCACTACAAAGAATTGGTTTCAGGTTAAGGAATTTACTTTGTGTTTAGTGCAACAAATTAAGTGACGCAATTGTATGTCTTCCCAGTCTgaacttgttttctttatttggaCAATCAATTTTCATGTTAGTTTTGAGTCTCTTGACAGCGAGAGATTGACCAAATTCAGTGAGATTTACATTTAAGATTGGAGGAATCAAGAATGGATTGACTAGAATTTATCAAGAGAGAATATCAGTTTCAACCTCCTTTGgtgacctaaaaaaaaaaaaaaacaccttgaTTCTAAAACGTTAAGATATAGCTATAAGCTCTTTTCCCCTGGTATAAATGTGTAGTCTTGTTACGTACAGCTGTTGTGTCCCAATgtggtgagagagggagagaattcGATAGCTCGGTAGTATTTGCATTAATTTTCTCACTCCTTTGCGATATGACAATAAgttgggtgttttttttgggaGCAACAATAAGTTTAGGACCGCACACAATTGGATCCGGGGTGCTGTAGTGTCCGTGTAGGGCGGCACACAACTGTCGATCTCGTCAATAAACGatccaaattaaaaatagtagtaattttttactagtaaaatatatttattatcgGTCAAAGATTAAAAATACATCGCAACTGTTTGTTAATGACTTCAACGGTCCGTGTTTTGCACTACACGTCCAGTATACCGGGGTGCACTACACCACCTCCGGTTCCCAAACcgacacacacactcactcacaaTAAGGGTGGTCcggtgtgtaagtgtttgtgtgtagTAGTACTATTGttgtttttggatatttttaggCTGGGAGCAAAACCATTTGTTTCTATAACTCATCGAGAATATTAACCATATCAAAAATTATACTGATCAAATATCTACCTGTATAACTTTGAAACACATTTATAACTTGAACAAAAACACGGTACTCTCTTGGGACAAAATTGATCAAATAGTGTATCTACAAAC
The sequence above is drawn from the Rhododendron vialii isolate Sample 1 chromosome 6a, ASM3025357v1 genome and encodes:
- the LOC131330952 gene encoding aldehyde oxidase GLOX-like — protein: MTQNQFLSLSLFLLTFLTAGPLSRTLTDAAGGGNWAVLKPSIGISAMHMQLLNNDKVVIFDRTDFGRSNISLPNGKCRVDPNDTALTNDCTAHSVEYNVATNGIRALTVLTDVWCSSGALTPDGRLIQTGGFNDGDHVVRIFRPCSGCDWEEINSGLTNRRWYATNQILPDGRQIIIGGRRQFNYEFYPKTSATVAYNLPFLVETNDPQEENNLYPFVFLNTDGNLFIFANNRAILFDYLKDVVVKKYPQMPDGNPRSYPCTGSAVLLPLKLFQGNAAGGAEVLVCGGAPKGTYTSAKKGTFVGALNTCGRIKITDPNPQWVMENMPTARVMGDMVMLPNGNVLIINGGSAGSAGWEYGRNPVLNPVIYHPNNRAGSRFEGQNPSSIPRMYHSAAILLRDGRVLVGGSNPHIYYVFTNTLFPTELSLESFSPSYLDPGSANLRPNIISPVSQTKIGHKQRIVVRFTVPGMVNANLVSVTMVAPTFTTHSFAMNQRLLVLGGGTVSTVGMSTYEVGVVTPGSGILAPSGFYMLFVVHQEIPSQGIWVQIQ